TACTGATAGGATCCACCGCTGCTGCTGCCTAGGGCAGAGTCAGCATTTGGTGGGCCGCTGGGCCCCCCACCGCTTATATCACCATTTTCTCCGACGAATGTGAAGTTGGTATGAGGGGTGGTTTGCACTTTACCGTTACTGTTCCACATGGTGTTCACGAACGTCGGGGTGCTCATCGAACTTTCGTCACCCATCACTTGCGGGCTTCCATTTGACGAACCTTTAGCCGACTTGCTACTTGATCTGTTGGCCTGCGACTTCTTCGCTTGATACTTACCCAGAACTCTGAACTGCGCCTTTTGTTGCGCTTCATTGGGTGGGGTTGGAACCGAGTTAGGTGGCACGAAACTGAACCCATTGTTGCTAAAAGTAATGGCTAGTGCTTTCTTCGGTTTTCGTACTTTTTTACTACTTTTCTTTGAGGAGTCAGTTAATTCGCTGCCACTTGATGAAACAGCCTCTGATACCGTTGCCAGAGAATTGGGCAGTACCAGCCTTTCGTTCACCTCATTGACATTTATTGGATGAGCCGCATTAACAGGTGTAGAGGGACTGTCCGAGAAAGAAGGTTGCATTGATCTGCTGACGGGACCTAGTGTACTATTAGCAGACCTTCTGCGGACCGCCTTGGGCTTTGCGGCATTCATCATGTTTAAACTCGAACAACTTGCCGACGTAGGTGTACCGTTTTGGGGAAGAATGCCCGCTGACGGGGGTAACATACGTTTCTTAGAAGTAGTACTATTAGATGTCCCAGGAGATGGTGTCGTCTTCTTATTTTGATTGTTGTACTCGATCTCAGACATGATCATCTGCCTTTGATAATTATGCAGACCCTCAATCACCGATATCCGCCCAGCAAAACTACTGCTGGACCCTCTGTAGGAGCCAGCAGGCGAACCTTGAACTGGCGATCCTGGGATGTCTGTGATAGAATTATTCTTTGCGAGCGGCGGTCTACTGGATTTACTCCTAGAACCTATAGGTTGCGGACTGGGTGAATGAGTTGGAGGAACCGCGTAGTAATGGTTAGTGCGATTGTGATAAAGAGCATTTGTTGGGAATTGATGATTAGGATTGACTGGCCAGCCAGAAGCGTCTGCACCCATAACAGGCGGTACGAATTGCGTGGGAGCCGTAACGTTAAAGTCACGCACGTCTTGATTCAGTTCATGAGTCACGTATGGATTAGGAACGTTGACATAGTTTGGTGGATAGTGCATACCAGGCATGGGAGAAACAAACGGCGAGAGACCGGATTCGACAGGAGATTCGCCATTTTGTCCAGCCATGCGCTGCAACCTGGCAGCCTGGACCGCATGAGACCTGTATGCATATTCTTGCTTTTGCTTATCGGATAGAATCTTGGTATATTCCTTGGCCACGGCAGAACCTTCCTTATGTGTCCTTGCGTTGAAGAGGTCCCAGAAAATCTGCCACCACTCATACAAAAACCCCTGTGGAGCATCCTTGACCTCGTCGAGAACCGAAGGAGTCTTTGCTACACCATTCACATCTACTAGCCCACCTTCACGACAAAAGGTCGCTGCAGTATTCTTGAGCGACGATTTAGAGAAAAAATCGTATATGTAAGCATCTAGCATCTGTTTAGAAGAGAAACCAGCCCCTTGTCGCCtttgctgttgctgttgctgctgttgctgctgctgcttttgttgatgttgttgatgttgtttCTCATGCTGCTTTTTATGTGGTACTTGTCCACCTAGATAAACATCATCCATCCCAATGTGGTCTGGCGATCGTTGAGACATTGAGGCTTGAAGAGCGATGGATTATGCTTCAATTTGAGCAATCGAGAAATGCTGCAATTCCACCAGTTCAGTTCTAGTCCTTGAGTGAGCCTTATTTCAATCTAATTGCGTCTTATCGACCCCCCCTGCTAGCAGCACGAAGGATAACTAATGAACTCAAGTGGATACAATGTGTTTAACTGAACGCAGCAATTGATTACTCACAGGCTAAAGCCAATGCCGGTGGTCCACACCTTTTCACAATGCCTTTGTCAGTTTCTTGTAGATATGGCGCGAGTTTAATGTTACTCTTGGTGAAGACCAATTACGTACGTTCGGGTAAGCTCATCGCCCCGATAAAAGTCTACAAGAGATCAGTTGGTTGATGAGTTATGTGTGCTTTGATTCAGATGATTCTAGTAGTACTTAGTGCTGAGTATGAATGCCCTGTCTTAGATACACGGCCGTAGTGCGACGAAATATGTAGTATGTTGTGGCACCGTAGACGCACCTCACTTACTGCCCTTTCTTTTGATTAGTACTCTTGTGAATCGAGCAATTGAGACTGTTTATGGCCAGCAGTAGGAGCATGGTACTGTTTAGCAGTAAGAGAAGCGTACTAGCTTGCGCGTTGGGTGGGTACGAGTTCCAACAAAATTCGTGCAAAATGTACCAGATGGGACCTAGGAACCAAGGAATCCTGGAGTAGTACATTAAAATAGGTATTGTCCAGTGGTACCACGTCAGGAATTGGTAGTGCAGGGATCTCGAAAAAATGACCCCGATGTAGTTCGTCGTTACTAGGAGATATGGGACGGTATCTCCCAGCTTGACGCCTGGGATCGACTTTGATAGTGGACGTATGACTGAATTTCGTAGATCTTTTAGTAGGCATGGATATCTGAAAAATATGACTGCCAGTATTCCAACGAGCTGGCTCAATAGCAGGGacttgtgaaaaattatacTGTCGAACCCGTCTTCGTCTATCATTTGCCAATTTACGCTCCATTTGAACATAAAGCTCCGACTAAAATTGAAAGCTGATTGTAGATATTCCATTGGGTATGTTTTGAGAAACTGCAGGGCGACGAGACCTTGCCAAGCGACAGCTATCATTGCGCAAAGGGCCGTTACTGTCAATTGCCCCTCGTTGATCAAAAAGATAGAGACCATGAATGCTGGAAGATACAGCAACGCATTCATCTTGATACTAATTGCCACGCTGTAGgttaaagatgaaatcatcgaaATAAGAGCACTACGTCTCTTTGTCGCCTGCATCAACAGCACTACGGTTAAGACCATGAAAAAAGTAGTAAAGCAGTCATTGAACAATCTCAGGACGTAGATCGAGTGtaatctctttgatagaCAGGCTAGCACAACACACCAGGGCGGTAGTTGCAGTTGGTAGTAAATGATCATCTGAAGTGATAAAGTGCCGATGTACAAGTACCTGAAGATGTTCTGTCCTTCATGCAAGAGATTCATACCTTGTGTGATCTTATACATCAATTTGTATAGGAGAACGTGTCCAGCAGGGTAGACTAAAGGTCCAGTACCTCCTCTGATCTGTGAGTAATCCAATTCACCATCCATAGTAATCATTTCTATCTGTTCCATGTAAGCCTTGTAGTCTATTTCAGTGTATGGTACCTTAGCAGTAATAATTTTGAGGGCAAGGGACTCAACAACCAGCAGTAATGGCATGATCACAGCATTGCCTCGGGGATTGAAGCAAAGGAAACGCataccatctttgaaatcctgCCATAGATCCAAGGGCGGCCTTACgaattccttctcatcaCTAGCGCCCTGTGGCTCGGTTTTCTCAGCCATTCCTCGAGCTCCTGCTATCTTGATTCTTGCCTTCACGAATTTTCAGTAAAATGATAGCTCAAAAAAGTTCCTTATAGATAAAATACATAATATAATAAACTTGAAATGATAATCAATGTATCGACGTTCGGTTCCTATTCATTTAAGCGAGGACTCTTGCTAAGACAGGGCTTTGTGCAACCAAGCCGTCGTAGGTATTgttcaaatacttcaacAAGGCGATAACCTTCTCTCTCATCTCTTCGTTTTGGAATTGCTTCAATCTTTCCATGTTTTCTTCCCTACCCAAAGTAGATTCTTGTTCAAGCTTTATCCTCTCGTCTTCTTTTGTGAAGACGACCGTAAATAGCTCAATAATCTTTGGTGTTGCGCTAGCAATAACACTGTTGTTATTCTGGTAAAGCTTGATGATAAGCTCGAAAATTGGGTTGTATTCCTCGAAGCCGGTCTTCAAAGGTAGATGTGCCAATAGTGCTGGGATAGTTTGTTCCATTGGAACAAAGTTTTCGTGCTTCAAAGTCATCCTTGCTGCACAACCGCTGGCATTGGCATAGGCTCTGTCAACAATCTCTCTAGtagcttcatcatcttcgGCAGTTAAGGCCTTTTGATCAGCAGTGGTCAACAATTGGTACATTGCCTTCAAAACTGGCTCGTAGATTGCAGAGACGTCAAAGTTGGCAAACTCGCAAAGAACACCAACACCGTAAGCAGCGTTACCTCTGACTTCCAAAGACTTATCGGTAGTCAATCTGATGACTAGAGCTTCCAGCATCTCGTGCATGAATGGGTTTTGACCTTTCATACCTAGAGCAATCTCCGATGCAGCACCAACAGCTGACgatctcttgttcttggaTGTAGACTCGAACAAGGATAGCAAGACAGGTTTGAAGTTCTCGAagatcttggcaaaatccCCTTCAAGAGCGTGGGATAGACTGACAAGCACTTCTAGAGCAACATCTTGCAGCGTGGCTTCAGTCTCAGAAGCATCTAGCTCTTCGTCCTTTGgaacatcttcttccaagtcAATGGTTTGACAGGTGTGAGTACCCTTCAAGACACTCATGACTTGGACGCAGAGGTTTTCCAATGCACTTGTGTTTCCGTTATCCATAACGATAATACTACCAAATTGTTTGATCATGTTGGCCATGTCTTCCATAACGGTAATTAGCATGGATGTCTCGAATTCATCACCTAGGTTTGTCAACGTAATCTCTCTGGCGGTTTGAATAACTGCCAAAACGCTTGCATCAACATAAGATCCAGATGGGATTCCCTTAGGGTATGTCTCAGGAACGAACTTGGAAGCCAACAAGACAGCCTTGACAATGTTCCAGATGGTGTTTAAAGCGGTTTCTTTCAGACCATAGGATTCTTCGACTTGCTCAGTtaaaaccttcaaagactcCTCAACAAAAGGAACGAAATGTTCTTTAGTACCCAAAGCCAATTCAGACAAAGCAGCTGCAGCCACTTCCTTTTCATATGAAATACCAGTGTTGACAGTGAACTTGTTTTgcaactcttcttcattagcACCGTCAGCAAAAGCAGCCAAATCTTCGGCATCACCATCGAAGTTGAACTGGTACTCGTCAAGTTGCAAcgttttgaagatttctgGCAGGATGgtcttcaagaatggtgaaaaattctcGCCGTACACCTTAGCTAAGTTAGCAATGAAAGCGTAACCGGATTCTCTCAATCTTGCAGACTCAGTCTTGATAGCTTCGTAAGCAGAATTAACTAAAGGTTCAGCGTACTCAGCGAAGGTTTCAGATCTGACAGCTCTTGCCATTGTGGAGATGTTTTCGAAAGTTAAAGCTCTTAGCTCGATGTCATCTTCACTCATACCCTCAATTTGGGAACAgttttcgatgaattgaccCAAGTATTGGACACTGGTCTTGAAGTAAGGAATGAAAGCTGCACCAGCTGCAAAAGCTGCAGAACCAATAGCGGAAACGACGGCGCATCTCAATTTAGATGATTTGTTACTCTCCAGCATGTAGAAAAGCTTATTCATCAATGGTTCCAAGTACTTGGAGATTGCTTCGTAAGCGATAAACTCCAACAATCCATCGAGAGCAACAGTGGCGTAGTTATAAATGACAACAAACTTGGCAGTGTCAATAATATCGATGATCAAAGGTAGATACTCATCATGGAACTTGGCCACTTCATCTTGCAAATCGCTGGTCAAATGGTGAACACATTTTAATGCGGCCAACTTGACGATTGGTTCATTATCCTTCAAACCAGTGATCGTTGCTGGAATAATTTTATCGAACTGAGATAAGATGTAGTCTGGAGAACCTGTCACAGCGACAGAAATAGCCAATAGAATACCTCTTCTTTCGAATGCATTGGAAGATTGAAGCATAGCTGGCAAGTGGTCAATGATCACTGTAGCAACTTGAGAAGGAGGTAgttctgaagaagcaaaagCTAGTAATCTAATTGCGGTTAGAGAAGGAGTGTTTTCCTCATTCTCAgcagcttcatcttcattattTAGCTCCTCATCGACATCAATCTCCTCAGAAGCAACCTTCAGAGCGGCCATGGTAATCTCTGGACCCAACTTGGCTTGAGAGATCTTAGACTTTCTATAGGATAGAGCAGAGATCATGAATTGCACAGCAAAGACTCTGACATCTTCGTCAATTTCGTTGTTGACGGCAATTTGAATTGCCAACTTGACCAAATCTGGGATGGCATTGTTAGTCAACTGAGATTCCAACAATAAGAAATCgttcaaacaattgaaaatcaACTTTGAGTTGACAGCATCGTCAGCCTTGATAACAGCCTCTAGGACACTCACCACAGAAGGAATCAAAGCAGCAAATTTGGCAGCTTGTTGTGGATTCACCTCTTCTTGCTCTTGGATCAAACCAGAGACATGGTTCAGACCTTGGGCCGCTAGGGATCTAGTCTCCAAGGAAGCCGTATCGTTAATGGTCTTGCTGAACAAGTCAAGAAGATCGTCAATGTAGGCCGTTAGAGAAGGAGTGAAATCCTCCAATAGagagaaaagaatgaaagagGAAGTCAATCTAGTTTGAGCATCTTCACCGGAGGCAGCttgaatcaaatttggaACCAAATCTGGCCATTGGTTTTCTTCCATCTCTTCAGTGCCAATTGCAGCAATAACACGAGCATTCGAGTGACGAATTAACTCCTTTGGCTCACTGAAAGCTGTTTGCAGCAAGGATTGCTTGATCTGAGTCTTGGTAGAGGCATCCAAAGCAGCCCAATGCTTTGGAACCAATTTTCTGGCTTCGACACCCGCCAGTTGCTTAAGAGCATCATCAGAggcattttgcaaaatatGGATTAATGCAGGAAGACTCGATGGCTGTTTGTAAAACTGTGTTTGCAAAGTTTTGgtagcttctttcaagcCATTCGAATTTGGGTGAACAATAGCACCCAAGGTCTGCTCAAGTTGAGCCAAATACTGTTGATCCATGATTGTAGTTATACCGAGTTTCTCACAGAATTGAGTTCAACTCGAAGAACAAAACGTCTCAGCACGTAGTAGCTTGCtgtcttcaatttctttcgAACTAACgaaaaaaatcaatctttttGGAAACTCCGACTATTGCCAAGGAGAAGTACACTGCAAGCTAAACAAATCTGGTTTTTAAAACCCTCTATAATGCTGTAAATGTCTTGCTTTGTTTGCAATCAACAGAAGTTATTCTCCATCTCATCGCACCTCATCGCATCgaaaagctcatcgcatctaaaaatttttcatcaacacAGAAAGAGTCTCTGAGCCTGCAAAGTCACGTGCAGAAACGTAAACATACAATGTGAAGAGATTAAAGATGCTATTAAGTATATAAAGAAGTCCCGAAAGAGCGTCTTGAGTAGTTTTTATGCGTTTGCCCGTAGATCTGTTTCTATTTCGTCGAGTTTCGTGTCAATGTTCTCCATTGTCATGCCAATTAAGCGTCTGTACTTGCTGATCTTGTTAGAGGTGTCAATGTTGCACTTCCCGTCGATGATCTTCCCAAGGAAAGAACGTCTTCTAAATTGTAAGAATGCCAACTCCGTAGCGAGTTTCCAGGTGTCCTCATTCTGTGATTTTTCTGGTGCTGGTGATGCTGCGGAGTCTTCGTCAACTTTtgattcttcctcttgGACTAAAGAGGCTAAACTTAGTGCTTGTGATTTCTCTATGCATTGAATAAAAGCTACTTTGCCGCTTTCAGTTGTGTTTCGTAGTTCCTCTGTCGCATTGCCTAGGTCACTGATGGTTTGAATCCCTTCTGATTCGTCGTATTGCGCAAAGAGTTCTTTCTCCCCATGTTCTATTTTCTGTAAATTATTCTTTACCAATGTAATTCCTTTCTCCGTATTTTCGGTCTCTGTAGCAATCGAGCTTGCCTGTGTATTAAGTGAAAAGACCAAATTGTTCGATACATCCCTCAACTTGCCTGCCAACGATACAATTTCACCGAGCTGTTTAACTTTTGGTTGACCAGCGCGCGGAGACAGTATGATTGGTCCCAACGGCGACTCCATGGCGTCAGccaaattgacaaatttctTTAAACTTGGCGGAGGCAGCATACTTGTCATACTTGGTCTCTTTTTATGAAGTATTGGTGAACTTTCCAGCAGTTTTGATGGTGTAGTTTTTACATCTCTGATAGCAGATGAAGTGACAAATGAATCAATATTCGATAAATCATCCATGAGCGAGTTAAAAGTCGTAGAATCAGCACCAGATAAGAAATTTCTGTCTGCCATCTTCCTCGTCGGTACTGCTGGGGTTAATTTTATTTGAGGCGGCTTTATTGGTTCGTTATCTGTTGGCGATATGATTTGTTGATCCTTTTCCTGTGATAGTTTTGACGCTGTCTTAGCAGGATTGGCCAATGTACCGGTAGGTGGTTCAAGATAAGGAGAACCTTTATTAATTGCCTGTGGGCTAAGTGCTTGATTGATGGAAGTGGGCGGTACCAAATTGAATTTCGCCAGGATAGAAGCTGGTGTCTCATTTTCATAGTTAGTAATATCCATCGAAGAGCCGAGATAGCAGAGTTTATTACAAAGTTCCAAATTCAGATTCAACGCTGCCAAGTGGAGTACTGTGTTCCCCAGATTATCCTGGAAATTCAAAGTCATCCTCAGCAAAGTATAATCATCCTGAcccaaattttgaatgataGCATCCATGTAATAGTTTATCACCAATGGATCCTTTGACTTATTAACGCTCAATTCCACGAGATAGTGCAGTGGTAGTCTACCATTTGAGTCGGGTGTCACAATACAAATTCTCAATAATGAGATAATCTCTGGGAATGAACCTGCTTTATAACAGTTGTTGTAAAAAATCGATTTGGTGATACAATTGAAGCCTTTTGAGTTACTCTGTAATGCGTTACCGTTCAATGCTATCAACAGTTTAATCAAAGGGATATTGGCCATTGCAGTGGCCCAATGCAGTGGTGTGTGACCTTGGTCATCTATCTGAAAATTGATATCCAGATTGGATGGTGGATGGTACATTTGAGACGGCAGAGCATAATCCTTATCTGAGCCATCCTCCGAGGACAAAACTTGCAAGATCGTTTCCTTGTACGCTTCCACCGACATTTGCTCGAGGTCCGCATGTgcaacatcatcattctccACTGCAGTAGCTGGTGCCGTTGGGATCCCACTGAATGTCTGTGGAGTAGAGGATCTTGACGACATCGGAGTTGGGTTATCCTGTGTAGAGAACATTTCCATCGAtgaagtatttgaatgGGTAGTGTTGCTAGCCGCTATTGGGTACATTGtctttggtgaagtttGCGATAAATGCTTTGGATGCATATCTTGCCACATCTGCTgtttcatcactttgaaattctgTTGAGCCTTATCCTGATTGAGGAACGCTTCATCGTTCATAATAGGATCGATTTGACTATCCTTTCTACGCTTCTTAGGCGGTTGTTTCGAATTTCCGTTGATTGTAATATTGGGTACAGACTGATGAGTCTGATCCTGCGTGGAGAAAACTCCTTGGTTGGGACCTTCAGGTATGAAAGTGAGGAACGATTGAGATTCCGTACCATTGTGAAAATTTGCATTACTATGGTGGTTATTACGAGGAATCTTATGATGATGCGAGAGTGAAGTGGGCACGGGATAAAACTGCAATGGTTTCTGTGTTGCCGAATAACCCATCGTCATAGGTGTCTCTTTATCGTTCAAAGCCTGTGGAACCGTTGTGTTTGAATTCTGTCCGGCAAGATGAGCCTGTTGTGGAGTTTGAAATAccaaattttgcaaaggaCTAGGATTCGGTTGTAACACaccattcttctttgtctttctGGCCATTGCCGAAGCAGAAAGCTTCTTCTTAGGGGTTTTATTGTAACTAGAGGGAGAAGTTATCCTCCCATTGGGCGATGATCTCTTCAGCACACTGTTTTTACATCTTTTCGCCGGAGGATTCATCGGATCGAGCTGAAACCCAATAATCGTACTAACAACGGGGTCTCTAATATTATACTTGGAAACCATATACTTGGCATTCTCCAACGGAATCCACGTACCTTGGAACCTTCCATACCCACCCTGCACCTTTTCATGACGCATATCAGTGGattctttctccaaaacTTTCGTTCTCTGTGTCTTTGAGAATTGAGCGATCTTGAACACCTGCGTAATATTAACCCAATCATCAGCAGTTCTTCTCATCACGATCCTAGACTCAAAACCACGAATATAACACTCATAAACATCTGTCTCCGCATAAGTCGCGATTTCAATTACGGGCACCAAGCCCGCCGAACCCGTTCCTTCTGCTTCATTGGAACTAGTCATCCCGGTGCCAGACTCCATTCACACGCTCCACTGGATCCCAGCTTGAAGAGAGAGGATCTAGCGAGCTATAAGAGGACGTATCTCCACTTGTTCATGCCGATCCACCAGGTATGTTGATGGTAATACTCTCACTGCTGTCTCCGTCTGCGTAACCCGGCACCACCCTTTGTTTTTTTCCCCAATGGGGGGAAACGAGATCTGGTGAGGCATTGGCAAGAATTTACGCGTTATGCGACGCGTAAAGTGAAAATTTGGTAAGAACTGATAACACGATAGGAATAAAAGAGCTCGATAGCACCGTTATAGTGACACTATGTGTTTGATAACTGAATGGGTTTCCACCTTCGTAGGTTTAATTCCTATCCCCataattttattctttttgaaataaaaaa
The window above is part of the Torulaspora delbrueckii CBS 1146 chromosome 3, complete genome genome. Proteins encoded here:
- the TDEL0C02660 gene encoding LisH domain-containing protein (similar to Saccharomyces cerevisiae FLO8 (YER109C); ancestral locus Anc_7.406), with amino-acid sequence MSQRSPDHIGMDDVYLGGQVPHKKQHEKQHQQHQQKQQQQQQQQQQQRRQGAGFSSKQMLDAYIYDFFSKSSLKNTAATFCREGGLVDVNGVAKTPSVLDEVKDAPQGFLYEWWQIFWDLFNARTHKEGSAVAKEYTKILSDKQKQEYAYRSHAVQAARLQRMAGQNGESPVESGLSPFVSPMPGMHYPPNYVNVPNPYVTHELNQDVRDFNVTAPTQFVPPVMGADASGWPVNPNHQFPTNALYHNRTNHYYAVPPTHSPSPQPIGSRSKSSRPPLAKNNSITDIPGSPVQGSPAGSYRGSSSSFAGRISVIEGLHNYQRQMIMSEIEYNNQNKKTTPSPGTSNSTTSKKRMLPPSAGILPQNGTPTSASCSSLNMMNAAKPKAVRRRSANSTLGPVSRSMQPSFSDSPSTPVNAAHPINVNEVNERLVLPNSLATVSEAVSSSGSELTDSSKKSSKKVRKPKKALAITFSNNGFSFVPPNSVPTPPNEAQQKAQFRVLGKYQAKKSQANRSSSKSAKGSSNGSPQVMGDESSMSTPTFVNTMWNSNGKVQTTPHTNFTFVGENGDISGGGPSGPPNADSALGSSSGGSYQYNETDADELLSINSMLSMPDVTAIKGEDAPNDLIPGTDTTNGLTETAHQDFNLDLLEPGEPSFNFLSPRQ
- the ALG3 gene encoding dolichyl-P-Man:Man(5)GlcNAc(2)-PP-dolichol alpha-1,3-mannosyltransferase (similar to Saccharomyces cerevisiae ALG3 (YBL082C); ancestral locus Anc_7.407) — its product is MAEKTEPQGASDEKEFVRPPLDLWQDFKDGMRFLCFNPRGNAVIMPLLLVVESLALKIITAKVPYTEIDYKAYMEQIEMITMDGELDYSQIRGGTGPLVYPAGHVLLYKLMYKITQGMNLLHEGQNIFRYLYIGTLSLQMIIYYQLQLPPWCVVLACLSKRLHSIYVLRLFNDCFTTFFMVLTVVLLMQATKRRSALISMISSLTYSVAISIKMNALLYLPAFMVSIFLINEGQLTVTALCAMIAVAWQGLVALQFLKTYPMEYLQSAFNFSRSFMFKWSVNWQMIDEDGFDSIIFHKSLLLSQLVGILAVIFFRYPCLLKDLRNSVIRPLSKSIPGVKLGDTVPYLLVTTNYIGVIFSRSLHYQFLTWYHWTIPILMYYSRIPWFLGPIWYILHEFCWNSYPPNAQASTLLLLLNSTMLLLLAINSLNCSIHKSTNQKKGQ
- the KAP123 gene encoding karyopherin KAP123 (similar to Saccharomyces cerevisiae KAP123 (YER110C); ancestral locus Anc_7.408); translated protein: MDQQYLAQLEQTLGAIVHPNSNGLKEATKTLQTQFYKQPSSLPALIHILQNASDDALKQLAGVEARKLVPKHWAALDASTKTQIKQSLLQTAFSEPKELIRHSNARVIAAIGTEEMEENQWPDLVPNLIQAASGEDAQTRLTSSFILFSLLEDFTPSLTAYIDDLLDLFSKTINDTASLETRSLAAQGLNHVSGLIQEQEEVNPQQAAKFAALIPSVVSVLEAVIKADDAVNSKLIFNCLNDFLLLESQLTNNAIPDLVKLAIQIAVNNEIDEDVRVFAVQFMISALSYRKSKISQAKLGPEITMAALKVASEEIDVDEELNNEDEAAENEENTPSLTAIRLLAFASSELPPSQVATVIIDHLPAMLQSSNAFERRGILLAISVAVTGSPDYILSQFDKIIPATITGLKDNEPIVKLAALKCVHHLTSDLQDEVAKFHDEYLPLIIDIIDTAKFVVIYNYATVALDGLLEFIAYEAISKYLEPLMNKLFYMLESNKSSKLRCAVVSAIGSAAFAAGAAFIPYFKTSVQYLGQFIENCSQIEGMSEDDIELRALTFENISTMARAVRSETFAEYAEPLVNSAYEAIKTESARLRESGYAFIANLAKVYGENFSPFLKTILPEIFKTLQLDEYQFNFDGDAEDLAAFADGANEEELQNKFTVNTGISYEKEVAAAALSELALGTKEHFVPFVEESLKVLTEQVEESYGLKETALNTIWNIVKAVLLASKFVPETYPKGIPSGSYVDASVLAVIQTAREITLTNLGDEFETSMLITVMEDMANMIKQFGSIIVMDNGNTSALENLCVQVMSVLKGTHTCQTIDLEEDVPKDEELDASETEATLQDVALEVLVSLSHALEGDFAKIFENFKPVLLSLFESTSKNKRSSAVGAASEIALGMKGQNPFMHEMLEALVIRLTTDKSLEVRGNAAYGVGVLCEFANFDVSAIYEPVLKAMYQLLTTADQKALTAEDDEATREIVDRAYANASGCAARMTLKHENFVPMEQTIPALLAHLPLKTGFEEYNPIFELIIKLYQNNNSVIASATPKIIELFTVVFTKEDERIKLEQESTLGREENMERLKQFQNEEMREKVIALLKYLNNTYDGLVAQSPVLARVLA
- the SWI4 gene encoding SBF complex DNA-binding subunit SWI4 (similar to Saccharomyces cerevisiae SWI4 (YER111C); ancestral locus Anc_7.409) translates to MESGTGMTSSNEAEGTGSAGLVPVIEIATYAETDVYECYIRGFESRIVMRRTADDWVNITQVFKIAQFSKTQRTKVLEKESTDMRHEKVQGGYGRFQGTWIPLENAKYMVSKYNIRDPVVSTIIGFQLDPMNPPAKRCKNSVLKRSSPNGRITSPSSYNKTPKKKLSASAMARKTKKNGVLQPNPSPLQNLVFQTPQQAHLAGQNSNTTVPQALNDKETPMTMGYSATQKPLQFYPVPTSLSHHHKIPRNNHHSNANFHNGTESQSFLTFIPEGPNQGVFSTQDQTHQSVPNITINGNSKQPPKKRRKDSQIDPIMNDEAFLNQDKAQQNFKVMKQQMWQDMHPKHLSQTSPKTMYPIAASNTTHSNTSSMEMFSTQDNPTPMSSRSSTPQTFSGIPTAPATAVENDDVAHADLEQMSVEAYKETILQVLSSEDGSDKDYALPSQMYHPPSNLDINFQIDDQGHTPLHWATAMANIPLIKLLIALNGNALQSNSKGFNCITKSIFYNNCYKAGSFPEIISLLRICIVTPDSNGRLPLHYLVELSVNKSKDPLVINYYMDAIIQNLGQDDYTLLRMTLNFQDNLGNTVLHLAALNLNLELCNKLCYLGSSMDITNYENETPASILAKFNLVPPTSINQALSPQAINKGSPYLEPPTGTLANPAKTASKLSQEKDQQIISPTDNEPIKPPQIKLTPAVPTRKMADRNFLSGADSTTFNSLMDDLSNIDSFVTSSAIRDVKTTPSKLLESSPILHKKRPSMTSMLPPPSLKKFVNLADAMESPLGPIILSPRAGQPKVKQLGEIVSLAGKLRDVSNNLVFSLNTQASSIATETENTEKGITLVKNNLQKIEHGEKELFAQYDESEGIQTISDLGNATEELRNTTESGKVAFIQCIEKSQALSLASLVQEEESKVDEDSAASPAPEKSQNEDTWKLATELAFLQFRRRSFLGKIIDGKCNIDTSNKISKYRRLIGMTMENIDTKLDEIETDLRANA